One part of the Flavobacterium johnsoniae UW101 genome encodes these proteins:
- a CDS encoding deoxyhypusine synthase family protein, with translation MKGPISQFIEKHYLHFNSASLVDAAKEYEQQLANGSKMLVSMAGAMSTAEIGKIFAEIIRQDKVQIISCTGANLEEDIMNLVAHSHYERVPNYRDLTPEDEWALLERGLNRVTDTCIPEHEAFRRLQKHIYKIWKDADDKGERYFPHEFMYKMLLSGVLEEYYEIDLKDSWMYAAAEKNLPIIVPGWEDSTMGNIFASYVIKGDLKASTMKSGIEYMTFLADWYSKNSANGIGFFQIGGGIAGDFPICVVPMLYQDMEMHDVPFWSYFCQISDSTTSYGSYSGAVPNEKITWGKLDIKTPKFIIESDATIVAPLIFAYLLDL, from the coding sequence ATGAAAGGACCAATCAGTCAGTTTATTGAAAAACATTATTTACACTTTAACTCTGCTTCACTTGTGGATGCAGCCAAAGAATACGAACAACAACTGGCTAATGGCTCAAAAATGTTGGTAAGTATGGCTGGAGCTATGAGTACAGCCGAAATAGGTAAAATTTTCGCTGAAATAATTAGACAAGATAAAGTACAAATTATTTCATGTACTGGAGCCAATCTAGAAGAAGACATCATGAATTTAGTAGCTCATTCTCACTACGAAAGAGTTCCTAACTACCGTGATTTGACCCCAGAAGACGAATGGGCTTTACTGGAAAGAGGATTAAATCGTGTTACTGATACTTGTATTCCTGAGCATGAGGCTTTTAGACGTTTACAAAAACATATCTATAAAATCTGGAAAGATGCTGATGATAAGGGAGAACGTTATTTCCCGCATGAATTCATGTACAAAATGTTATTATCAGGAGTTCTTGAAGAATACTACGAAATTGATTTAAAAGACAGCTGGATGTATGCTGCAGCTGAAAAAAACTTACCAATTATTGTTCCTGGATGGGAAGACAGTACAATGGGTAACATCTTTGCTTCTTATGTAATTAAAGGTGACTTAAAAGCATCAACAATGAAATCAGGTATAGAATACATGACTTTCCTTGCTGACTGGTACTCTAAAAACAGTGCTAACGGAATTGGATTCTTCCAAATTGGAGGTGGTATTGCTGGAGATTTCCCAATTTGCGTTGTACCAATGTTATATCAGGATATGGAAATGCATGACGTTCCTTTCTGGAGCTATTTCTGCCAGATTTCAGATTCAACCACTAGTTATGGTTCATATTCTGGAGCAGTTCCAAATGAAAAAATCACATGGGGTAAATTAGACATTAAAACCCCTAAATTTATTATTGAGTCGGATGCTACAATCGTTGCACCATTAATTTTTGCATATTTATTAGATTTATAG
- the recQ gene encoding DNA helicase RecQ, translating to MNSELLHAKLKENFGFEKFRPNQETIITTVLSGNDALAIMPTGGGKSICFQLPALVLPGITIVISPLIALMKDQVDSLKSNGISACYINSSQSSEEQQYYIDNLKTNTFKLVYIAPESLSYLDTIFSELTISLIAIDEAHCISSWGHDFRPAYTNLGYLKNRFPSTPVLALTATADKATRVDITKQLNLKNPKTFVASFDRKNLSLEVRPALDRVKQIIDFVENKPNESGIIYCLSRKTTEELAEKLAKNGIAAKAYHAGLDNTTRAKTQDEFINDDCQVVCATIAFGMGIDKSNVRWVIHYNLPKNIEGYYQEIGRAGRDGLPAETVLFESYADVIQLQKFASDGLNADVQLAKLDRMKQYADAVSCRRKILLSYFGELVTENCGNCDICKNPPTFFDGTILAQKALSAITRLQESEPLAVIVDFLRGSRNAYIYEKNYQELKTYGIGADISWYDWNQYLIQLINLGYCEIAFHQHNKILLTPFAKKVLFEGEKVKLTTVVKKVIDKNEIKQEKAKAVKNSLFETLRKLRYEIAKEEEVPAYVIFSDASLRQMEILRPMSDEEFLAVEGVGKAKLEKYGAEFINAIIEFQRNKSVVKKEKKDSTYKKTLELFQSGSSVEEIAERRSISQTTVVSHIAKLYVDGYDLDLSQFVSDEEIAAIEKAQIELEKPSALKPYFDYFEEKMSYDKIRFGLAVVERKYQTIQ from the coding sequence ATGAATTCAGAACTACTACACGCCAAACTAAAGGAAAATTTTGGATTTGAAAAATTCAGACCCAATCAGGAGACTATCATTACTACAGTATTGTCTGGTAATGATGCACTGGCAATTATGCCAACCGGAGGAGGAAAATCAATATGTTTTCAATTGCCAGCCCTTGTACTGCCAGGAATAACGATTGTAATTTCACCTCTGATCGCTTTAATGAAAGATCAGGTTGACAGTTTAAAATCAAATGGTATTTCAGCTTGTTACATCAACAGTAGCCAATCTTCAGAAGAACAGCAGTATTATATAGACAATTTAAAAACGAATACTTTTAAACTTGTTTACATTGCGCCTGAAAGTTTATCGTATTTAGACACCATTTTTAGCGAATTAACTATTAGTTTAATCGCAATCGACGAAGCACATTGTATTTCATCCTGGGGACACGATTTCAGGCCGGCTTATACCAATTTGGGTTATTTAAAAAACCGCTTCCCTTCTACTCCTGTTTTGGCTTTAACAGCAACTGCCGATAAAGCGACACGTGTTGATATTACAAAACAGCTCAATTTAAAAAATCCGAAAACTTTTGTAGCTTCTTTTGACCGAAAAAATTTAAGTCTTGAAGTACGCCCTGCATTAGACCGTGTAAAACAAATTATTGACTTTGTAGAAAATAAGCCAAATGAATCCGGAATAATCTATTGTTTAAGCCGAAAAACAACCGAAGAACTTGCTGAAAAATTAGCAAAAAACGGAATTGCAGCAAAAGCCTATCATGCAGGCTTAGACAATACAACCCGTGCCAAAACACAAGATGAATTTATAAACGACGATTGTCAGGTTGTATGTGCCACGATTGCATTTGGGATGGGAATTGATAAATCAAATGTACGATGGGTAATTCATTATAATCTTCCTAAAAACATAGAAGGGTATTATCAGGAAATTGGCCGTGCGGGTCGTGACGGCCTTCCGGCTGAAACGGTTTTGTTTGAAAGTTATGCAGATGTAATTCAACTTCAAAAATTTGCTTCGGATGGATTGAATGCAGATGTGCAGCTTGCCAAATTAGACCGAATGAAACAATATGCCGATGCTGTAAGCTGCAGACGAAAGATTCTGCTTTCTTATTTCGGTGAATTGGTGACAGAGAATTGCGGTAATTGTGATATTTGCAAAAATCCGCCAACTTTTTTCGATGGGACGATTCTCGCACAAAAAGCCCTTTCTGCAATTACAAGATTACAGGAGTCTGAGCCTTTGGCAGTAATTGTTGATTTTTTAAGAGGCTCGAGAAACGCGTATATCTACGAAAAAAATTATCAGGAGCTAAAAACGTACGGAATTGGCGCTGACATTTCGTGGTACGACTGGAATCAATATTTAATTCAGCTTATTAATTTAGGATATTGCGAAATTGCCTTTCATCAGCATAATAAAATTTTATTGACGCCTTTTGCTAAAAAAGTTTTATTTGAAGGCGAAAAAGTAAAGCTTACAACAGTTGTCAAGAAAGTAATTGATAAAAATGAAATAAAACAAGAGAAAGCAAAAGCTGTTAAAAATTCTCTTTTTGAAACCCTTAGAAAATTACGTTATGAAATTGCTAAAGAAGAAGAAGTTCCGGCATATGTAATTTTCAGCGATGCATCTTTGAGACAAATGGAAATCTTAAGACCAATGAGCGATGAAGAATTTCTGGCTGTTGAAGGTGTTGGAAAAGCAAAACTTGAAAAATACGGTGCAGAATTTATCAATGCAATTATTGAGTTTCAAAGAAATAAATCGGTTGTTAAAAAAGAAAAAAAAGACAGCACTTATAAAAAAACGCTAGAATTATTTCAAAGCGGTAGTTCTGTCGAAGAAATTGCAGAAAGAAGAAGCATCAGCCAGACAACTGTAGTTTCTCATATTGCAAAATTATATGTAGACGGATACGATTTAGATTTAAGTCAGTTTGTTTCTGATGAAGAAATTGCTGCAATAGAAAAAGCACAAATTGAATTAGAAAAGCCAAGTGCATTAAAGCCTTATTTCGATTATTTTGAAGAAAAAATGTCTTATGATAAAATTAGATTTGGTTTAGCAGTTGTTGAAAGAAAATATCAAACAATTCAATAA
- a CDS encoding DinB family protein yields MRTAELLDNEYSGHFGTYIKEAGDGILIEELEISLHEFIRFVQDIPMDKFDYRYAEGKWTIKDIIQHVIDTERIFAYRALRFSRNDKTPLPSFEESEYADNTDSNKRSIQDLLTEFSAVRHSNLLFYKSLSDKQLKRIGTASGNPISVRALGFVIIGHAKHHQKVFKERYL; encoded by the coding sequence ATGAGAACAGCAGAATTATTAGATAATGAATATTCTGGTCATTTTGGTACTTATATCAAAGAAGCCGGTGATGGAATTTTAATTGAAGAATTAGAAATTTCGCTTCATGAATTTATCAGATTTGTTCAGGATATTCCAATGGATAAATTTGATTATCGTTATGCAGAAGGCAAGTGGACGATTAAAGATATCATTCAGCATGTTATCGATACGGAACGTATTTTTGCATATCGCGCTTTAAGATTTTCAAGAAATGATAAAACGCCTCTGCCAAGTTTTGAGGAAAGTGAATATGCTGACAACACCGATTCTAACAAAAGAAGTATTCAGGATTTATTAACTGAATTTTCTGCTGTAAGACATTCGAATTTATTGTTTTACAAAAGTTTATCTGATAAGCAGCTTAAACGAATTGGAACAGCTTCCGGCAACCCAATTTCAGTAAGAGCTTTAGGTTTTGTAATCATTGGCCATGCAAAACATCATCAAAAAGTTTTTAAAGAAAGATATTTGTAA
- a CDS encoding proline dehydrogenase family protein translates to MEKIFDNTQVAFSLKSDTELDRAYFLFKMIDSEPLVRIGTAVTNFAIKAHLPVEGLIRATVFDHFCGGVNENDCLTVVDKMFTKGVSSVLDYSVEGKEEEEQFDAALEMTLKTIEFAKERLAIPFAVFKPTGLGRFELYEKLGEKQTLSPAEQEEWNRVVARFDQVCSEAHKKDVALLIDGEESWMQDAADELVTEMMRKYNKEKAIIFNTLQMYRWDRLDYLKGLHEIAKKEGFFIGMKLVRGAYMEKENKRAEEKGYVSPICVSKEATDINYDAAVNYMLDHIETMSIFAGTHNELSSYKLMESMAQKGIAKNDNRIWFGQLYGMSDNISYNLAENGYNVAKYLPFGPVKDVMPYLIRRAEENTSVAGQTSRELSMIKAERKRRKGK, encoded by the coding sequence ATGGAAAAAATATTCGATAACACTCAAGTTGCTTTTTCACTTAAAAGTGACACAGAACTTGACAGGGCTTATTTTCTTTTTAAAATGATTGACAGTGAACCATTAGTAAGAATTGGAACAGCTGTTACCAATTTTGCTATTAAAGCACATCTTCCGGTTGAAGGGTTAATTCGTGCTACTGTTTTTGATCATTTTTGCGGCGGTGTAAACGAAAATGACTGTTTAACTGTAGTTGATAAAATGTTTACAAAAGGCGTTTCATCTGTACTGGATTATTCAGTTGAAGGTAAAGAAGAAGAAGAGCAGTTTGATGCCGCTTTAGAAATGACCTTAAAAACTATTGAATTTGCAAAAGAACGTTTAGCAATTCCTTTTGCAGTATTTAAACCAACAGGTTTAGGACGTTTTGAATTGTATGAGAAATTAGGTGAGAAACAAACTTTAAGTCCTGCTGAACAAGAAGAATGGAATAGAGTAGTGGCTCGTTTTGATCAGGTTTGCAGTGAAGCTCATAAAAAAGATGTGGCTTTATTAATTGATGGTGAAGAAAGCTGGATGCAGGATGCTGCTGATGAATTGGTTACCGAAATGATGCGCAAATACAATAAAGAAAAAGCGATTATTTTCAACACACTTCAAATGTACCGTTGGGATCGTTTGGATTATTTAAAAGGACTGCACGAAATCGCTAAAAAAGAAGGTTTCTTTATTGGAATGAAATTAGTTCGCGGTGCTTATATGGAAAAAGAAAACAAGCGTGCAGAAGAAAAAGGTTATGTTTCGCCAATTTGTGTATCAAAAGAAGCTACAGACATAAACTATGATGCTGCCGTTAATTATATGTTAGATCATATCGAAACTATGTCAATTTTTGCAGGAACTCATAACGAATTAAGTTCTTACAAACTTATGGAAAGTATGGCTCAAAAAGGCATTGCTAAAAATGACAACAGAATCTGGTTTGGACAATTATACGGTATGAGCGATAATATAAGCTACAATCTAGCTGAAAACGGTTATAACGTAGCGAAATATCTTCCGTTTGGACCTGTTAAAGATGTTATGCCGTACTTGATTCGCCGTGCTGAAGAAAATACTTCGGTAGCTGGGCAGACAAGCCGTGAATTATCAATGATTAAAGCAGAACGTAAACGCAGAAAAGGGAAATAA
- a CDS encoding O-antigen ligase family protein, with translation MSTAKIDRIINETKEKKKISNFVTLSFIVSLLIIDFLPYFKSLEIINPQFLYLSVINLIFGIYFYFNTNVLSNTVFSLLKRSYIFRLYLAFILLCGISLFSAKNSSLVFTKFTEIAIVFCLFINLTILLKDKFDLLYKIVLIIGISAFFQSLQQLQNFLIIPKNTSIMDLLWSMKGNTGNINILAASLTIKIPFLLLGITHFNSYKKIFFTVTLFSVVSVIFLTGARTPLINLFLIFFIYIVYLLKENTFSKPGFIKIIYLIVPVLCAVLYTNSIFEKSKDNNRYVALENRIERINAEDNSSKARLTFWGNAFEMIKKNPILGIGLGNYQIESIPYEKTTSYDLIVSLHAHNDFIEISAETGIINGLIYLSIFILIFSINLKNVLKSNDSHTRLTALLTLMLVIVYGVDSLFNFPMYRPTMSIFFSLILAFTVLNNFKDKNLQQTSNKTIKIIAVTLIVVSLITSYSAFLIYRASNLEYLIVTDNINVNTKGALNGDEVMRRMPAYPNVFNTSESFYEYAGIYYIREKNYSMALKCFSRASKINPYLGRIDFYKHVISNEKGNIDSAYIYVKKAFYRYPVNYGIYSISAAMAAKMKDTTEILKEHALFSKYRNHPEELNLTLSNLKTAGYNYKSQLNFINKSLIKSPADSTLLKKKKDLLVTDYLVKGQSFESQSKLDKALEYYEKALKTDPNSPYPLQNIGFYYYKAGQDKKAISYLLNALKYPGLYDGKTEFFIGICYLREQDKANACKYFNIAKNKKYSQVNQSILQSCK, from the coding sequence ATGAGTACTGCAAAAATTGACCGCATAATTAATGAAACGAAGGAGAAGAAAAAAATCTCAAATTTTGTAACTCTTTCATTTATTGTATCATTACTTATAATCGATTTTCTTCCATATTTCAAAAGTCTGGAAATTATCAATCCGCAATTTCTCTACTTATCAGTTATTAATCTAATCTTTGGTATTTATTTTTACTTTAACACCAATGTACTTTCTAATACTGTTTTTTCATTATTAAAACGCAGTTATATTTTTAGATTATATCTGGCTTTTATTTTATTATGCGGGATTTCATTGTTTTCAGCAAAAAATTCCTCTTTAGTTTTTACAAAATTTACCGAAATAGCAATTGTATTTTGTCTTTTTATAAATCTCACTATTCTGCTCAAAGACAAATTTGACCTGCTGTATAAAATAGTACTGATAATTGGAATCAGCGCCTTTTTTCAATCGTTGCAGCAATTACAAAACTTTCTCATCATTCCTAAAAACACTTCAATTATGGATCTTCTTTGGAGCATGAAAGGAAATACGGGAAATATAAATATACTTGCCGCCAGTCTTACTATTAAAATCCCATTTCTATTATTGGGAATTACACATTTTAATAGTTACAAGAAAATATTCTTTACAGTCACCCTGTTTTCTGTGGTATCAGTTATTTTTTTAACAGGAGCAAGAACTCCATTAATTAATCTGTTTTTAATCTTTTTTATTTATATCGTTTATCTGCTAAAAGAAAATACTTTCAGTAAACCAGGTTTTATAAAAATTATATACTTGATTGTTCCTGTTTTATGTGCAGTTTTGTATACAAACTCAATTTTTGAAAAATCTAAAGACAACAATCGATATGTTGCATTAGAAAACAGAATTGAAAGAATTAACGCTGAGGATAATTCGTCAAAAGCAAGGCTTACATTTTGGGGAAATGCTTTTGAAATGATTAAAAAAAATCCAATACTTGGCATTGGATTAGGTAATTATCAAATAGAATCTATTCCGTATGAAAAAACTACTTCTTACGATTTAATTGTTTCCCTTCATGCACATAATGATTTTATTGAAATTTCTGCAGAAACAGGAATTATAAATGGCTTGATTTATTTATCCATTTTTATACTGATTTTCAGTATCAATTTAAAAAATGTTCTAAAATCAAATGATTCACATACAAGATTAACAGCGCTTTTGACCTTAATGCTGGTTATTGTTTATGGAGTTGATTCCCTTTTTAACTTTCCTATGTACAGACCAACAATGTCTATTTTCTTTAGTTTAATTCTGGCCTTTACTGTTCTAAATAATTTTAAAGACAAAAATTTACAGCAAACTTCAAATAAAACTATTAAGATTATAGCTGTGACTTTAATTGTGGTTTCTTTAATTACCAGTTATTCTGCGTTTTTAATATATAGAGCATCAAATCTGGAATATTTAATTGTAACAGATAATATAAACGTAAATACTAAAGGAGCTCTTAACGGTGACGAAGTGATGAGAAGAATGCCGGCATATCCTAATGTTTTTAATACTTCAGAGTCATTTTATGAATATGCGGGGATTTACTATATCCGTGAAAAGAATTACAGCATGGCCTTAAAATGTTTTTCGAGAGCCTCAAAAATCAACCCATATTTAGGCAGAATCGATTTTTACAAACACGTTATTTCTAATGAAAAAGGAAATATTGACAGCGCTTATATATATGTGAAAAAAGCATTTTACAGATACCCTGTAAATTACGGTATTTACTCCATATCAGCAGCCATGGCGGCAAAAATGAAAGACACTACAGAAATTTTAAAAGAACATGCACTATTTAGTAAATATAGAAACCATCCGGAAGAATTGAATCTAACCTTATCAAATCTAAAAACGGCAGGTTATAACTATAAATCACAATTGAATTTTATAAACAAAAGCTTAATCAAATCTCCTGCAGACAGTACATTATTAAAAAAGAAAAAAGATTTACTTGTAACGGATTATCTTGTAAAAGGTCAAAGTTTTGAATCTCAATCAAAATTAGATAAAGCACTGGAATACTATGAAAAAGCTTTAAAAACAGATCCTAATAGTCCATATCCATTACAAAATATAGGGTTTTATTATTATAAAGCCGGACAGGATAAAAAAGCAATAAGTTACTTATTGAATGCTTTAAAATATCCCGGACTATACGATGGAAAAACAGAATTTTTTATTGGAATATGTTACTTGAGAGAACAGGATAAAGCAAATGCCTGTAAATATTTTAATATTGCCAAGAACAAAAAATATTCTCAGGTAAATCAATCAATTTTGCAAAGTTGTAAATAA
- the aroB gene encoding 3-dehydroquinate synthase yields the protein MQSIQANNYLVHFNQNAYEALNNHLRENKYSNIFIIVDTETNEYCLPKLLPIIETDLNIEIIEFEAGEANKNIETCIQIWHVLTELGADRKSLIINLGGGVVTDLGGFVASTFKRGVDFINIPTTLLSMVDASVGGKTGVDLGNLKNQIGVINVPQMVLIDTQYLETLPQSEMRSGLAEMLKHGLIYDAAYWREFLDISSIDYNGLDELIYRSVEIKNEIVIQDPTEKNIRKALNFGHTLGHAIESYFLESEDKTTLLHGEAIAVGMILESYISLHKNLISKGEYIEIKTAIQSIYDQVIFEENDIDPILELLVHDKKNEYGLIQFALIEGIGKIKINQSVENKLILEAFQDYKS from the coding sequence ATGCAGTCTATACAAGCAAATAATTATCTCGTGCATTTTAACCAAAATGCTTACGAAGCTTTAAATAATCATTTAAGAGAAAATAAATACTCAAACATTTTTATTATTGTTGATACAGAAACAAATGAGTATTGTCTTCCTAAGCTTCTGCCTATTATTGAAACTGATTTAAATATCGAAATTATCGAATTTGAAGCAGGAGAAGCCAATAAAAATATTGAAACCTGCATTCAAATCTGGCATGTTTTAACAGAACTGGGTGCCGATAGAAAATCTCTTATTATTAATCTGGGCGGTGGAGTTGTTACAGATTTAGGAGGTTTTGTTGCTTCTACATTTAAAAGAGGAGTTGATTTTATAAATATTCCAACAACATTATTATCTATGGTTGATGCTTCTGTTGGAGGAAAAACCGGAGTCGATTTAGGAAACCTTAAAAATCAGATTGGTGTTATCAATGTACCTCAAATGGTTTTAATTGACACACAATACCTTGAAACTTTGCCACAAAGCGAAATGCGTTCTGGACTTGCAGAAATGCTTAAACATGGCTTGATTTACGATGCTGCATACTGGAGAGAATTTCTTGATATATCATCTATTGATTATAACGGATTAGATGAGTTAATTTATCGCTCTGTTGAAATTAAAAACGAAATCGTAATTCAGGATCCAACAGAAAAAAATATTCGTAAAGCATTAAATTTTGGTCATACATTAGGTCATGCCATTGAAAGTTACTTTTTAGAAAGCGAAGACAAAACAACTTTACTTCACGGTGAAGCAATTGCTGTGGGAATGATTCTTGAAAGTTACATTTCGCTCCATAAAAATTTAATTTCAAAAGGAGAATACATCGAAATTAAAACAGCAATTCAGTCTATTTACGATCAGGTAATTTTTGAAGAAAATGACATCGATCCTATTCTTGAATTACTGGTTCATGATAAAAAAAATGAATACGGCTTAATTCAATTTGCATTAATTGAAGGAATCGGAAAAATAAAAATTAACCAATCGGTTGAAAATAAATTAATTCTGGAAGCGTTTCAAGATTATAAATCTTAA
- a CDS encoding type III PLP-dependent enzyme domain-containing protein yields MNTKYSDLINQTYYFPQEEFKLNKDNLLFHNIDLMKLVEQYGTPLKFTYLPQISENINKAKSWFRKAMEKNKYEAKYYYCYCTKSSHFEYIMNEAFKNNIHIETSSAFDVNIVENLLENGKINKSTYVICNGFKRDEYISNIARLINNGHKNTIPIIDNYEELDLLQGEIKGKFKIGIRIAAEEEPKFEFYTSRLGIGYKNIVSFYKKQIQENDKLELKMLHFFINTGINDTSYYWNELVKCIKVYIALKKECPTLDGLNIGGGFPIKNSLAFEYDYQYMIDEIINQIKIACEEAEVDVPNIFTEFGSFTVGESGGAIYQILYQKQQNDREKWNMIDSSFITTLPDTWAINKRFIMLAINRWNDTYERVLLGGLTCDSDDYYNSEQNMNAIYLPKYNKEKPLYIGFFNTGAYQETIGGYGGLHHCLIPQPKHILIDRDENGILATEVFSEQQTSDDVLKILGYKKKL; encoded by the coding sequence ATGAATACAAAATATTCTGATCTAATAAACCAAACATATTATTTCCCGCAAGAAGAGTTTAAACTAAACAAAGACAACTTATTGTTTCACAACATCGATTTGATGAAATTGGTAGAACAATATGGAACACCTTTAAAGTTTACTTACCTGCCGCAGATTTCTGAAAATATCAACAAGGCAAAGTCTTGGTTCAGAAAAGCAATGGAAAAGAATAAATACGAAGCAAAATATTACTATTGTTACTGTACAAAAAGTTCTCATTTTGAATACATTATGAATGAAGCTTTCAAGAATAATATTCATATTGAAACTTCATCAGCATTTGACGTTAATATTGTTGAGAATTTATTAGAAAATGGTAAAATCAACAAAAGTACTTATGTAATTTGTAACGGTTTTAAAAGAGACGAATACATTTCAAATATTGCAAGATTAATCAATAACGGACATAAAAATACTATTCCTATTATTGATAACTACGAAGAACTGGATTTACTACAGGGAGAAATTAAAGGTAAATTCAAAATTGGAATTCGTATTGCAGCTGAAGAAGAACCTAAATTTGAGTTTTATACATCAAGATTAGGAATTGGATATAAAAACATTGTTTCTTTTTATAAAAAACAAATTCAGGAAAATGATAAATTAGAGCTTAAAATGCTTCACTTTTTCATTAATACCGGAATCAACGATACTTCATATTACTGGAACGAGCTTGTAAAATGTATTAAAGTATACATTGCACTTAAAAAGGAATGCCCTACTCTTGATGGTTTGAACATTGGGGGCGGTTTTCCAATTAAAAACTCGCTTGCATTTGAATATGATTACCAATATATGATTGATGAAATTATCAATCAAATTAAAATTGCCTGTGAAGAAGCAGAAGTTGATGTGCCAAATATATTTACAGAATTTGGTTCATTTACTGTAGGAGAAAGCGGTGGTGCAATTTATCAGATTTTGTATCAAAAGCAGCAAAATGACAGAGAAAAATGGAATATGATCGATTCATCTTTCATCACTACTCTGCCTGATACCTGGGCAATTAATAAACGTTTTATCATGCTGGCTATAAACCGCTGGAATGATACTTACGAACGGGTTTTGTTAGGAGGTTTAACTTGTGATAGTGATGATTATTACAATTCAGAACAAAATATGAACGCAATTTATCTGCCTAAATACAATAAAGAAAAGCCATTATATATTGGTTTCTTTAATACAGGAGCGTATCAGGAAACTATTGGAGGATACGGAGGATTACACCACTGTTTGATTCCGCAGCCAAAACATATTTTAATTGATCGTGACGAAAACGGAATTCTTGCAACAGAGGTTTTCTCTGAGCAGCAGACTTCTGATGATGTTTTAAAGATTTTAGGCTACAAGAAAAAATTGTAA